The DNA sequence GATCTGCTGAGCTCTCTCCTTGGTCATCCTCTCCCGCTCCCTGGcctgcttctcctccagctccctcctctccctctccagctcCCGTCTCTCCAGGTCGGCTCGTtggttctcctcctcctgacggACGTCTTCTTCTCTCTGAGGACAGACGAGCGGCACAGTGTCTCTGTGAGCGGCTCCTCGGGCCTTCACTCTGTGGTGAATGTGAAGAGTTCAAACCTGAGTTTGGACCCAGAAGTCGTCCTTCTTGGTTTGCTGAATCTCCTCCACGGCGTTGGTCTTCCTGTACACGGAGCCCTGTGGGTCCAGCAGAGCAGCGGCTGTCAGACTGTTCTGCGGCACGCTTTCATTGTCAGACCGGACAGACTCACCACCGGTCCTCGAGGAGCCTCTCTGTAGGGTTCTGTTTCTTTGTGGAAGTTAAAGTTAGCTCCGGACGCTTTGGCCACTTTCTCCAAGATGGCGTCCGGctccacatcctcctctccgCGGGCGTTTATAGTGACGTGGGCTCCCTGaggtcacacacagagctgcactgaaGCCACGAGGCGTCTGTTAGGACGAAGACTTGGAACCAGACTCACCTTCAGGAAGTTTGAGATGGAGCTGACATGGTTAGCACAGAGTCCTTTACGAGAGAGCTTCACACCTTcacctgtctgcacacacacacagacacacacagacacacacacagagacacacacagacacacacacacacacacacagacacacacagatacacacagatacacacagacacacacacacacacacacacagatacacacagatacacagagacacacacacagacacacacacacacacacagagacacacacacacagacagacacagacacacacacacacacacacagagacacacagaccacacacacacacacagagacacacagacacacacacacagacacacacacagagacacacacagacacacagagacacacagatacacacacacacacagacacacacacagacacacacacacgcagacacacacacacacagacacacacacacacacagacacacgcagacacacacacagacacacacttgttgGGTTCATATTGTCAAAGATCTTTTttctatgtctgtgtgtgtgtctctgtgtgtgtctgtgtgtctgtgtgtgtgtctgtgtgtgtgtgtgtctgtgtgtgtgtgtctgtgtgtgtgtctctgtgtgtgtgtctgtgtgtgtgtgtgtgtgtgtgtgtgtctgtgtgtgtgtctctgtgtgtgtgtctgtgtgtgtgtgtctcacccaGTTTATGAGGACATATTTGGGCAGACCAGAGTTGGGGTCCTGGACTCGACAGAAGGCGTACATCACCTTCCCActgttcagctcctccaccagctcctccaggccgccatctacacacacacacacacacagtgtacatctgtgaacatgtgaactGTGTGTCCCGCAGTGatacagtgcatgtgtgtagtTAGGTTAGAAcgtggtccccacacagagggtcAGATCACAGTCTTTATGGACAGCAGTGAGTCTTCGGCTCCATGTTTGGGTGAAGTGTCCCTTTAAGCCTCTCACCTCCAGTGTCTGCCAGCCGCAGGTCGTTGCTGTTTCCCTCGTAAGTGAAGAGCGCCCTGAAATCACACGTGAAGGTGTGAGGACCAGATCACAACCAGGAAGTGAAGCCTGTGTCAGAGGACTCaccagtttgtgtttgacttCCCGTCCACCACCTCCTCGTACGCAGCCTGCAGCGCAGAGCCGTTCTTACTCAGATTGACagccattttctttttattccctCCGTCCAAGCAGCAGATTTAAAAAGGTCCTCGGAGCCGGAGCAGCTGAGCAGGACTCTGAGAGCAGGACTCCGAGAGCAGGACTCTGAGAGCAGGACTCCGAGAGCAGGACTCTGAGAGCAGGACTCCGAGAGCAGGACTCTGAGAGCAGGACTCTGAGAGCAGGACTCTGAATCCACCTCACCCTGTGATGGTTCAACCAGTCAGAGCATCCAAACCTGATGGACCACATTCTCACACAggtccctccctctgcctcacacacactgctccattcagtgtgagtgtgtgtgtgaatgtgtgtgtgtttgtgtgagtgtgagtgtgtgtgagtgtgtgtgtgagagtgtgtgtgtgtgtgtgtgtgtgtgtgagtgtgtgtgaatgtgtgtgtcagtgtgtgtgtcagtgtgtgtgttagtgtgtgtcagtgtgtgtgtcagtgtgtgtcggtgtgtgtgtgtgtgtcagtgtgtgtgttggtgtgtgtgtgtcagtgtgtgtgtcagtgtgtgtgtcagtgtgtgtgttagtgtgtgtgtgtcagtgtgtgtcagtgtgtgtgtcagtgtgtgtcagtgtgtgtgtcggtgtgtgtgtgtcagtgtgtgtgttggtgtgtgtgtcagtgtgtgtgttagtgtgtgtgtgtcagtgtgtgtgtcagtgtgtgtgtcagtgtcagtgtgtgtgttagtgtgtgtcagtgtgtgtcagtgtgtgtgtcagtgtgtgtgttggtgtgtgtgtcagtgtgtgtgtgtcggtgtgtgtgtcagtgtgtgtgtcagtgtgtgtcggtgtgtgtgtgtcagtgtgtgtgttagtgtgtgtgtgtgtgtgtgtgtgtctgtgtgtgtcagtgtgtgtgtgtcagtgtgtgtgttagtgtgtgtcagtgtgtttctgtgtgtgtgtcagtgtgtgtgtgtcagtgtttgtgtctgtgtatgtgttagtgtgtgtctgtgtgtgtcagtgtgtgtgtgtcagtgtgtgtgtcagtgtgtgtgttagtgtgtgtcagtgtgtgtgttagtgtgtgtgtcagtgtgtgtgtctgtgtgtgtcagtgtgtgtgtcagtgtgtgtgttagtgtgtgtgtcagtgtgtgtgtttgtgtgtgtgttagtgtgtgtcagtgtgtgtgtgtcagtgtgtgtgtgtcagtgtgtgtctgtgtgtgttggtgtgtgtgtcagtgtgtcagtgtgtgtgttagtgtgtgtcagtgtgtgtcagtgtgtgtcagtgtgtgtgttggtgtgtgtgtcagtgtgtcagtgtgtgtgttggtgtgtgtgtctgtgtgtgtgtgtcagtgtgtgtgtcagtgtgtgtctgtgtgtgtgttggtgtgtgtgtcagtgtgtgtgtcagtgtgtgtgtgtgtgttagtgtgtgtctgtgtgtgtcagtgtgtctgtgtgtgtgttagtgtgtgtctgtgtgtgtgtcagtgtgtgtgtcagtgtgtgtgttagtgtgtgtctgtgtgtctgtgtgtgtgtgtgtgtctgtgtgtcagtgtgtgtgtgtgtgtgtgtctgtgtgtctgtgtgtgtcagtgtgtctgtgtgtgtgttagtgtgtgtctgtgtgtgtctgtgtgtgtgtcagtgtgtgtgtgtgtgtgtcagtgtgtgtgttagtgtgtgtctgtgtgtcagtgtgtgtcagtgtgtgttagtgtgtgtctgtgtgtgtcagtgtgtctgtgtgtgtgttagtgtgtgtctgtgtgtgtgtcagtgtgtgtgtcagtgtgtgtgttagtgtgtgtctgtgtgtctgtgtgtgtgtgtctgtgtgtcagtgtgtgtgtgtgtgtgtgtgtgtgtgtgtctgtgtgtgtgtcagtgtgtgtgtttgtgtgtgtctgtgtgtgtgtgtgtgtctgtgtgtgtgtctttgtgtgtgtgtctgtgtgtgtgtcagtgtgtgtgtgtgtcagtgtgtgtgttagtgtgtgtctgtgtgtgtgtctgtgtgtgtgtgtgtgtgtctttgtgtgtgtgtcagtgtgtgtcagtgtgtgtgtgaacatgtatcagtgatgatcagaaggattctgctgattcatccagaggaatctttcctcggacgtcctggatgaaaaaggcctctgagcttattgaaggaagtgaagatggactcaccagaaacacggtgctCCAGACCGCCGAGCAGAACTCCAGCCCCGGACCAGTGCTAGAAGATGGATGATGATAAATCATTACATGTCAACCCTTGAAAGTAACTAGTACTCTGAGTACTTTTTGGGGAGAGTattctgtacttttactgaagtactttttaacatcagtacctgcacatgtgtgtttttttacaaagatatctgcacgctctgaatgtccgagctctgacaacaacacatgaaccttcaacactgacagcacttcaccctctgtacacagacctgcacatcagctcattttgcttattggatttcttggtttattcttatttgtgttgattcttgctctgttttctttgatcttagttatgttgtggacaaagtcatgtgaagggagctggcacagtcagagggtcagtgctctgcgtgacctctgctgtgcatttgacaatgaacgtcttggatcttgaatcttgaatggatccacattagcaaagcaggtcggtgctggatcagcgcggtccgtccttcttctctgctgataaagagggaactagtggctgagcaagttatggggcggagatcattagaacgtTAGAAAACGCCGTATGGCGTatcaccaagcggcaaccttcggggctcagacctgaagcccatgcggaagt is a window from the Parambassis ranga chromosome 12, fParRan2.1, whole genome shotgun sequence genome containing:
- the dbnla gene encoding drebrin-like a isoform X2, producing MAVNLSKNGSALQAAYEEVVDGKSNTNWALFTYEGNSNDLRLADTGDGGLEELVEELNSGKVMYAFCRVQDPNSGLPKYVLINWTGEGVKLSRKGLCANHVSSISNFLKGAHVTINARGEEDVEPDAILEKVAKASGANFNFHKETEPYREAPRGPVGSVYRKTNAVEEIQQTKKDDFWVQTQREEDVRQEEENQRADLERRELERERRELEEKQARERERMTKERAQQIEQERILQKQREEEEREKERQRQNQQENRSTVRGISSAASVQKANEAKSLISQRSFNPRDIFKQREQSFEDNNRASPAASRPGKLQSPFLSQKSFERESPVQPQYPASPAPAVTRLSPVAPVSPEPPGSPAADVPLTDAETSSSPVHPADALYTEEEEWSDDFDDDAVEATAEETWDNLYLAPQPAGTEDSLYEDVSHYTPAPTTLRSPSTLTTS